A genomic stretch from Anaerolinea thermophila UNI-1 includes:
- a CDS encoding DEAD/DEAH box helicase, translated as MSTDATLLQRLKKFVLEEANAQWEALEHQWKTPLAQRVAKGWAIEGIRIVEVDNFLVRMHCYNNQSRFREGDLVVLHRGNPRDPDALHLDLYYDGVTDLEAGLIRGNPYLLKAEPDGWVMDQDWFDTSEFYLAAIDQVADSHRGRSIILPILQGNLYPQIDFARYHRAREWSTRKGLNESQVEAIATAYATNLYHLIQGPPGTGKTMVLAHLSDLFVQEGGRVLITGLTHRAIHNALNKVVQVNPEIPACKIGDQRHTGDLKAPNFETFDESGFGDIHTGYVIGATPFALQTQRLRNVEFDVVIFDEASQVTIPLALMGMLAGNKYIFVGDEMQLPPVTVFAQPKQEVSSIFSILSGRGQETMLNITYRLNDVLTEWPSKTFYGGKLQPSEQSKKRRLRLVGEPNRWDFVLDPQTPAVFVDLDHKNATNRSMLEAEVVADLVVSLIVRGLSPAEIGVVTPFRAQSRLIRTLLWRMIDDEDIRRQIIVDTVERMQGQEREVVLVSLATSNPSFAAQIADFLFRPQRLNVTVTRPRTKLILVGSKHVLLAGQYDPDVAESVKILRELIDFCAHISLQGGIP; from the coding sequence ATGTCCACAGACGCAACACTGCTTCAGCGCTTGAAAAAATTTGTTTTAGAAGAGGCAAATGCCCAATGGGAAGCGCTGGAACACCAGTGGAAAACCCCATTGGCCCAGAGAGTTGCAAAAGGGTGGGCAATTGAGGGAATTCGCATTGTAGAGGTCGATAATTTCCTGGTACGCATGCACTGTTATAACAATCAGTCTCGTTTCCGTGAGGGGGATTTGGTTGTTTTGCATCGCGGCAATCCCAGAGACCCGGATGCCCTGCACCTGGATTTATATTACGATGGAGTTACTGACCTTGAAGCTGGACTGATACGGGGAAATCCATACCTCTTGAAGGCAGAACCCGATGGATGGGTAATGGATCAGGACTGGTTTGACACAAGTGAGTTTTATCTTGCGGCAATTGACCAGGTAGCCGACTCTCATCGTGGACGCTCAATCATTTTACCTATTCTTCAGGGAAACCTGTATCCTCAAATAGATTTTGCTCGTTATCACCGGGCACGTGAATGGTCTACCCGGAAAGGCTTAAACGAAAGCCAGGTGGAAGCCATTGCTACCGCTTACGCTACGAATTTATATCATCTTATCCAGGGACCGCCTGGGACTGGGAAAACAATGGTTCTGGCACATCTATCTGACCTGTTTGTCCAGGAAGGTGGTCGGGTTTTGATCACCGGTTTAACACATCGTGCCATTCATAATGCGCTCAACAAGGTTGTTCAGGTAAACCCGGAGATTCCCGCGTGTAAAATTGGGGACCAGCGACACACCGGGGATTTGAAAGCCCCCAACTTTGAAACCTTTGATGAATCAGGGTTTGGTGATATTCATACGGGATATGTGATTGGAGCAACTCCATTTGCACTGCAAACTCAACGTTTGAGGAATGTTGAGTTTGATGTGGTGATTTTTGACGAAGCCTCTCAGGTCACTATCCCTCTGGCATTGATGGGAATGTTGGCAGGAAATAAGTATATTTTTGTGGGGGATGAAATGCAGTTGCCTCCCGTCACTGTCTTTGCTCAGCCAAAGCAAGAAGTATCTTCAATTTTTTCTATTCTCTCCGGGCGTGGTCAGGAAACCATGCTGAACATTACCTATCGTTTGAACGACGTATTGACGGAATGGCCCAGCAAGACCTTCTATGGCGGGAAATTACAGCCCAGTGAGCAGTCTAAAAAACGCCGGCTTCGTTTGGTGGGAGAACCAAACCGTTGGGATTTTGTGCTTGACCCACAGACCCCTGCCGTTTTTGTGGATTTGGACCATAAAAACGCCACCAACCGCAGTATGCTGGAAGCAGAAGTTGTGGCGGATTTGGTTGTGTCTTTAATTGTTCGAGGACTTTCGCCAGCGGAAATTGGAGTGGTCACTCCTTTTCGTGCGCAAAGTCGTCTGATTCGTACCTTGCTCTGGCGCATGATTGATGATGAAGATATCCGCCGACAGATAATTGTGGACACTGTGGAACGGATGCAAGGGCAGGAAAGGGAAGTGGTGCTGGTTTCTCTGGCGACTTCGAACCCTTCCTTTGCCGCTCAGATTGCCGATTTCCTCTTTCGCCCTCAGCGGTTGAATGTGACGGTAACCCGTCCTCGTACCAAGTTAATCCTGGTTGGTAGCAAACATGTATTGCTTGCCGGGCAATATGATCCAGATGTGGCAGAGAGTGTCAAAATTCTTCGCGAATTAATTGATTTTTGTGCACATATATCTCTCCAAGGAGGAATTCCCTAA
- a CDS encoding creatininase family protein translates to MRIEDLNWMDVEAYLQQDDRLILVLGTIEQHGYLSLATDVRIPLALADAASQKTGVLVAPPVNYGVSPYFLTYPGTFSLRLSTFLDTVEDLVRSAYAQGFRRILVLNGHGGNDAARGRLVELMNQLPGLKIAWYAWWTSHSVEAFAIEHQLERNHANWMEAFPFTRVSDLPEGEKVSPSVKGLLNAEETRTVYGDGSFGGPYQVPDALMDELFAVCLQDVLYLLEF, encoded by the coding sequence ATGCGTATCGAAGATCTCAACTGGATGGATGTAGAAGCCTATCTTCAGCAGGATGACCGTTTGATTCTGGTGCTGGGGACAATTGAACAGCATGGTTACCTGAGCCTGGCTACCGATGTGCGCATCCCCCTGGCACTGGCGGATGCCGCCAGTCAAAAGACGGGTGTGCTGGTGGCACCGCCGGTCAATTATGGCGTTTCGCCGTACTTTTTGACCTACCCGGGGACTTTCAGCCTGCGGCTTTCGACTTTTCTGGATACCGTGGAAGATCTTGTACGTTCAGCCTATGCTCAGGGCTTCCGGCGCATTCTGGTGCTGAATGGCCATGGCGGTAACGATGCGGCACGGGGACGTCTGGTGGAATTGATGAATCAACTGCCCGGACTGAAAATTGCCTGGTATGCCTGGTGGACTTCGCACAGTGTGGAAGCCTTTGCCATTGAGCATCAACTGGAACGCAACCATGCCAACTGGATGGAAGCCTTTCCTTTTACCCGGGTGAGTGACTTGCCTGAAGGAGAAAAAGTCTCTCCCTCAGTCAAAGGTTTGCTGAACGCTGAGGAAACCCGTACCGTGTATGGGGATGGTTCTTTTGGTGGTCCTTATCAGGTGCCGGATGCGCTTATGGATGAACTCTTTGCCGTGTGTCTGCAGGATGTTCTCTATCTGCTCGAATTTTAG
- a CDS encoding UvrD-helicase domain-containing protein: MARLLPSQPPTKLPKDTLKVFEALKTLPDHYFIWHHLAPWEQSSPDFLIVTYDAKVLLVKVCPAVHADVQSAVQMRLFGEPVSTFGKMETEVLERFVEKLNFPQGIEVATLVLFPNLPDARVQELRHTFQITKVYWAGKELLEGREEPWKAYFSNNPLPPLFIEKVRQQFSPEIVVPSHMTVRPQITRRLEAGLTDYLLDYDQERAVKSDLDLPEEDESLLNDFRLNIINGVAGSGKTLILIYRLRLLYNLYPQKRFLVLTHNRPLNFDMQARFARLNGGKLPENIEWFTFNGWCYHYWPRESEKWIEPIRIKPREQLAEEVCRKYLQDLPISTAMFLSEIDWIKDQLPMTREEYLQADRRGRGFGLSAEQRRRVFDAFSAYQQKLAEENLLDWGDVPQKMWNFLQDGTVVPPQYDVVMIDEAQFFAPLWMQIVKKLLKPGNSHLFIVADPTQGFLGRGGSWKALGIQARGRTHTLRKSYRTTLEILQFATLFYRTRVTEDPEEDILSPDLLNMPNGVLPEILLLSSSQDEIVRVANEVKEFVSRGYPKKHLLLLHTSQQGVTALVQAINSRLGKDAARDAKNDYPGDYVRVTTLNAGAGLESPIVFLVGLRELFEQEQSLRLSDDERETLIRDNTRKLYMAITRAGQRLVLTHVGEPPEVLSKIQAQLQSA; encoded by the coding sequence ATGGCACGTCTGTTGCCTTCTCAACCGCCCACGAAGTTGCCCAAAGATACTCTCAAAGTATTTGAAGCGCTCAAAACCTTACCAGATCATTATTTCATCTGGCATCATCTTGCTCCATGGGAACAATCAAGCCCGGATTTTCTGATCGTTACATACGACGCAAAGGTTTTGTTGGTTAAGGTTTGCCCTGCTGTTCACGCTGACGTTCAGTCGGCAGTTCAGATGCGCTTGTTTGGGGAGCCTGTTTCTACATTCGGGAAAATGGAAACAGAAGTCCTTGAGCGCTTTGTTGAGAAACTGAATTTCCCTCAAGGAATAGAAGTTGCTACTTTGGTTCTCTTTCCCAATCTCCCTGATGCCCGGGTTCAGGAATTACGTCACACCTTTCAAATTACTAAGGTGTATTGGGCTGGAAAGGAACTTCTTGAAGGGCGTGAAGAGCCCTGGAAGGCATATTTTTCAAATAACCCCTTACCGCCGCTGTTCATTGAGAAGGTGCGCCAGCAATTTTCTCCGGAAATTGTTGTTCCCAGCCACATGACGGTTCGGCCACAAATCACCCGCCGCCTGGAAGCAGGTTTGACCGACTATTTGCTCGATTATGATCAGGAAAGGGCTGTAAAGTCTGATCTGGACCTTCCGGAAGAAGACGAATCTCTCCTGAATGATTTTCGCCTGAACATCATTAATGGTGTCGCAGGGAGTGGAAAAACGCTCATCCTGATTTATCGCTTGCGCTTGCTGTACAATCTATATCCGCAAAAGCGTTTTTTAGTGCTGACACATAATCGACCATTGAACTTTGACATGCAAGCCCGTTTTGCTCGCTTGAACGGGGGCAAATTACCGGAAAACATCGAATGGTTTACCTTTAACGGCTGGTGTTACCATTATTGGCCCAGGGAAAGTGAGAAATGGATCGAGCCAATTCGCATTAAGCCCCGGGAACAGCTTGCCGAAGAAGTTTGCCGGAAGTACCTTCAAGACCTTCCCATCTCGACAGCCATGTTCCTTAGCGAAATTGATTGGATCAAAGATCAACTTCCCATGACACGAGAAGAGTACCTGCAGGCAGACCGTCGTGGAAGAGGGTTTGGGTTAAGTGCAGAACAACGCAGGCGCGTATTTGATGCATTTTCTGCGTATCAGCAAAAGTTGGCTGAGGAGAATCTTCTGGATTGGGGAGATGTTCCTCAAAAGATGTGGAATTTCCTTCAGGACGGGACGGTTGTTCCGCCTCAGTATGATGTGGTGATGATTGATGAAGCCCAGTTCTTCGCTCCCCTGTGGATGCAAATTGTTAAAAAATTGCTTAAGCCCGGGAACAGTCATTTATTTATTGTTGCTGACCCTACTCAGGGATTTTTGGGGCGCGGGGGATCCTGGAAAGCCCTCGGGATTCAAGCCAGAGGGCGTACCCATACGTTGCGGAAGAGTTATCGTACAACACTGGAAATCTTGCAATTTGCTACCCTGTTTTATCGCACCAGGGTTACCGAAGACCCGGAAGAAGATATCCTGTCTCCAGATTTGTTAAACATGCCCAACGGAGTTTTGCCTGAGATTCTTCTCCTGTCAAGTTCTCAAGATGAGATTGTTCGCGTTGCCAATGAGGTCAAAGAGTTTGTATCCAGAGGATATCCCAAAAAGCATTTACTCTTGCTGCATACTTCGCAACAGGGGGTTACTGCGTTGGTTCAAGCCATTAATTCGCGATTGGGCAAAGACGCTGCACGCGATGCCAAAAATGATTATCCGGGGGATTACGTGAGAGTTACCACATTGAACGCCGGCGCAGGTTTAGAGAGCCCAATTGTCTTTCTGGTGGGACTGCGTGAATTGTTTGAACAGGAACAGTCTTTGCGTTTGTCCGATGATGAGCGGGAGACTCTTATTCGAGATAATACCCGTAAGTTGTACATGGCGATCACACGCGCTGGTCAGCGTTTGGTTTTGACCCATGTAGGTGAACCTCCAGAGGTGTTATCAAAGATTCAAGCGCAACTTCAATCTGCCTGA
- a CDS encoding ABC1 kinase family protein: protein MVRPPYPRLPWLVRRNVFLRSQQILAVLMRHGMDWLFTRFAPGADESQLARRVFTRARRTPAEEFVSALVELGPTFIKFGQALSSRLDLLPPEYIAELSKLQDLVPPTPYEQIMTVLTNELKRDPKDIFIQFDPQPLASASIGQVYAATLWSGEEVVVKIVRPGAQEVFEQDIQILTDLAEWASNHTVLGRFYDLRMLVDEFAFTVRAEFDYLREGQNIEAFRTNFADDPVVHIPKVYWDYTTRQVITMERFSGIKLNDLPALDNAGIDRRTIAENLMHFALRQIFEFGLYHADPHAGNFFVQPDGSLAVMDFGMIGRLTPGMKRTFLGIAEAISRRDAEILVDELISANIFYRELDRRAFTREMERLFDRFTGLSLKDLTGAQVMGEIMQLVMQNHLQLPGELVAMTRAIIISEGTGMMLYPGFQLFTFAAPYVKRFWQEERSMRNMLPRISAAAMDGMELTMELPRRVTRLLSRLERGQLEVNINTEELNDLVSKFQKMTNRMTLGMILSAVIVALSLIMVVYKPETWQPLGEFIFGFALISSIVFGIWLIWSIIRTGRT, encoded by the coding sequence TTAGTTCGGCGCAATGTTTTCCTGCGTTCCCAACAAATTCTGGCTGTATTGATGCGCCATGGGATGGACTGGCTCTTTACCCGATTCGCGCCAGGAGCGGATGAATCTCAACTGGCACGACGGGTATTCACGCGCGCGCGTCGAACGCCAGCGGAAGAATTTGTCAGCGCTCTGGTAGAACTCGGACCCACGTTTATTAAGTTTGGACAGGCGCTTTCCTCGCGCCTGGATCTTCTGCCTCCGGAATACATCGCCGAACTGAGCAAACTGCAGGACCTGGTTCCCCCTACCCCCTACGAACAAATCATGACCGTCCTCACTAACGAACTCAAACGCGACCCCAAGGATATCTTCATCCAATTTGACCCTCAACCGCTGGCATCCGCGTCTATTGGACAGGTGTATGCGGCAACGCTCTGGTCGGGTGAAGAAGTTGTGGTCAAAATTGTGCGCCCGGGAGCACAGGAAGTCTTTGAGCAGGATATCCAGATTCTCACCGATCTTGCGGAATGGGCAAGCAATCATACTGTGTTGGGTCGCTTCTATGATCTGCGTATGCTGGTGGATGAATTTGCCTTCACCGTACGCGCCGAATTTGACTATCTGCGGGAAGGGCAAAATATTGAGGCGTTCCGCACCAATTTTGCCGATGACCCGGTGGTGCATATTCCAAAAGTATACTGGGACTACACCACCCGCCAGGTCATCACTATGGAAAGATTTTCAGGCATCAAGTTAAACGACCTTCCTGCTCTGGACAATGCCGGCATTGACCGCCGTACCATCGCTGAAAACCTGATGCATTTTGCCCTGCGCCAAATCTTCGAGTTTGGGCTGTACCATGCTGATCCCCACGCCGGAAATTTCTTCGTTCAGCCCGATGGCTCGCTAGCAGTCATGGATTTCGGCATGATCGGCAGACTGACCCCCGGTATGAAACGTACTTTTCTGGGAATTGCCGAAGCCATTTCCCGAAGGGATGCCGAAATCCTGGTGGATGAACTCATCAGTGCAAATATCTTTTATCGAGAACTGGACCGCCGCGCGTTTACTCGTGAGATGGAACGCCTTTTTGACCGCTTTACGGGACTTTCGCTCAAAGACCTCACCGGGGCTCAGGTGATGGGCGAAATCATGCAACTGGTGATGCAAAACCACCTGCAACTGCCCGGTGAACTGGTTGCCATGACCCGCGCCATTATCATCAGCGAAGGCACGGGAATGATGCTGTATCCGGGATTTCAACTGTTCACCTTTGCCGCACCTTATGTTAAGCGCTTCTGGCAGGAAGAACGCTCCATGCGCAATATGCTCCCGCGCATCTCTGCCGCCGCCATGGACGGCATGGAACTGACCATGGAACTGCCCCGCCGGGTGACCCGCCTGTTAAGCCGTCTGGAACGGGGGCAACTGGAAGTGAACATCAACACCGAAGAATTAAACGATTTGGTCAGCAAGTTTCAAAAGATGACCAACCGCATGACTTTAGGAATGATTCTCTCAGCAGTGATTGTTGCCCTGAGCCTGATCATGGTAGTGTATAAACCTGAAACCTGGCAACCTCTGGGTGAATTTATCTTTGGCTTTGCGTTAATTTCCTCAATTGTTTTTGGAATCTGGCTGATCTGGTCCATCATCCGAACAGGAAGAACGTAA